CGGGTGTCATTCCCAATTTTCGATATCATGGCAAGGCTGGCAAACAGCACAGCCAGCAATCAGATCGCGCGGGCAAAACGCCGGAAGCATCCCAAGCGCGGGCCGAGTCATCATCGCGGGAATCTCTTGCCGCTGAAAGCCCGGTTTTCGAACAGATTCATCACATGCTCGAATTACAGAGAGCCAATGCGGGTCAACCCCCACGCAGTAATGACCCGAATATAAGAGTGATTGGTGCAAATGAGCTGGTTGGTCTCATAAGTTCTTTGTCAGTGGATACTCACGTCCAACCAGGAGAAAACCTGAGTGCCGGTGAACCACTGCAGATCGATTTGAAGTCGGTAATTGAGCAGCTACTTTCCCGGGAGAGCCCGAAAGACGGGAAGAAGCCCGCGCTCAAGGAAATGGACGAAGACCTCATCAATCTCGTCTCGATGTTGTTCGAGTTTATTCTTGATGACTACAATCTATCTGCTCCCATCCAGGTTCTTATCAGCCGCCTCCAGATCCCGATCCTGAAGGTCGTCATTAAAGACAAGAGCTTCTTCAGTAAAGCAACCCACCCGGCGCGAAAGCTGCTGAACGCTCTGGCCAGAGCCGGTATCGGCTGGAGTAACAGCGACGAAAAGAGCCGGGACAAGCTCTATGAGAAAATCCACAGTATAGTTCAGCGAATTCTTAATGAATTTGACGGTGACCTGGCTCTCTTCGAGACACTGAATGAGGAATTTGAAGAGTTTCTGGCGAGGGAGAATCGTAAGGCATCCCTGGTTGAGCAGCGCACCCGCGAATCGGAACGGGGCCGAATCAAATCACAGAAGGCCCAGGAAAAGGTCGACCAGATCATCAAGAAAAAGGTCGGGAGAGACCGCCTGCCAGAGCCAGTTCAAACCATCCTGATCAACGGCTGGAGTAGAGTCATGTTCCTGGCCTACCTCCGTGACGACACTGAACATCGCTGGCAGGAAAGCGTCAAGGTTGTCGATGATTTGATCTGGTGCCTTCACCCGCATCAGGAAGACACGGAACGGGATCAATGGGTGCGGGTTGTTCCGGGCCTCCTCAAATCTCTGCGAGCGGGCCTTGAAGAAGTGTCGTACAACTCATCGAAGCT
This Marinobacter salinus DNA region includes the following protein-coding sequences:
- a CDS encoding DUF1631 domain-containing protein, which produces MNKQSGIHYLREHREAGSSKPVPVEVTRIRDTVVAGLGDLLQGAFDAVDDSLFELANNARSNNEQNRYFEAMREIRIKRKGVERHFQNAVAQFFATPPHTGHIQEDTTSKQATADSLSLVGNEDLEEQVALNAMITKAKAHFQGPLLQLQTRFSQVYPEATDESPVNPMAPEHLCSAFTEAIQALEIQIRERLILLKQFDRYVVSNLGMLLDEANRILIQAGVIPNFRYHGKAGKQHSQQSDRAGKTPEASQARAESSSRESLAAESPVFEQIHHMLELQRANAGQPPRSNDPNIRVIGANELVGLISSLSVDTHVQPGENLSAGEPLQIDLKSVIEQLLSRESPKDGKKPALKEMDEDLINLVSMLFEFILDDYNLSAPIQVLISRLQIPILKVVIKDKSFFSKATHPARKLLNALARAGIGWSNSDEKSRDKLYEKIHSIVQRILNEFDGDLALFETLNEEFEEFLARENRKASLVEQRTRESERGRIKSQKAQEKVDQIIKKKVGRDRLPEPVQTILINGWSRVMFLAYLRDDTEHRWQESVKVVDDLIWCLHPHQEDTERDQWVRVVPGLLKSLRAGLEEVSYNSSKLDEMMGQLKHELAEAFRTSSNAEIRETPEEDTDVSEPAETESLAQNQTEEAAISEYVAQIDSIEIGNWVEFRLVNGASFRCKLSAVIDEADSFVFVNRMGLKVIEKNRIELAHEMRRGRLTLLEQGALIDRALDAVVGTLRSKTA